Below is a genomic region from Acomys russatus chromosome 3, mAcoRus1.1, whole genome shotgun sequence.
GCCAACGTCACCTACCTAGTGACTTTTGAGGATAGCCTAAGaggttttgtctttaaaagacaaggaagaggaagggaggaaaccAGTGGGCTTTAACTGGCGGGCAGGGATTTCTGCACCTTCTTGAGGTACCCTGAGATCTCAAGGTGGGGGTGCAGAATGGTGAAAGGCTCTACCAGCGTCCCCACCTTCTCCCGCCAGCTTGTGAGGCACCTCCAGCAGTGCTCTTGGAAGTACAGGGCACTTTACAGAGGCCTCTGAGCCGGGACAGCCGCAGCTCCCCTGCCAACTGCACCTGGCTTATTCTGGGCACCAAGGAACAGACAGTAACTGTCAGGTGAGAAACAAGGCAAGTCCCCATTTCTCTCTactgcctcttccctccccctctacATCACTTTTCTGTGGTATTTCTATCCTTGTCAGCAGAAGAATAGAATTTGGTTTTGGCTGGGTGACTGAGATGGACTGTGAGGATGCTTAGCTTGGGCACCGACTGCCTTTAAAGAACTCTGGAAACTCAGGTAGACTTGTGATGAGCCCTTTAATCTGTAGCATGGCCTCCTTGTCGATAAGATAGCCCCTTCCTCGCGGGCTGGCACTGTATTACCAGCTCATTGAGTAGGGTGTGCGGAAGTCCTGGCAAATCCCTAGCCAAACAAACCTTCTGCGGGTCGGGTTGGCCTCTCCTCGTTGCCTGCTCCACCCTTGCTCTCCCCTcaaccctctcccctcctcttcctttcccttcccttctctctttctcttctcccctcccctcggctctcctctccttcctttgtttggtttttaatttactatgtatactgtgttcgccagaagaggacaccagatctcactatagatggttgtgagcgatcatgtggttgctgggacttgaactcaggacctctggaagagcagccagtgtgctcttaacctctgagccatctctccagcacccctgttgttttggagacagaatttccctgtgtagcccaggctggccttaagcttcTGCTCTACCTCATCCTCCCAGGGTTTGAGTTTTCTTGGGGAGTCATGATGcccaatattgatttttttctttctttctttcttttttttgggggggggtatatttttgtttgtttactttgcttTCAGTTCTTGGATACAACCCAAGGCTTGACACATCCTAGGCAAGAGGCCTCTGCCTTTAAGCAGTAATCCCAACCCCTGACCCCAAATCTGCTAGTAGTCTAAGTCTCCTCACTAGGGCGCATGTCCACTGGCAGTTTGCCTTACACACTTCTCTTGATAAGAATTTGCctaagttgggctggagagatagctcaaagggttaagagcaccggctgctcttctgaaggtcctgagttcaatttcccagcaaccacatggtggcttacaaccacctataatgagatttggtgccttcttgtggtgggcaggcgcACGTGTGGGcggaatactgtataaataataaataaatctttaaaaaaaaaaaaaaaaaaagaatttacctaagctaggcagtggtggcacatgactgtaatctccacaccaggaggcagaggcaggcggatctctgtgagtttgaggtcagcctgatctacagtgtaagttctagaacagtcagggctacacccagaaaccctgcctggggggggggagaactaaactaaacaaataaacaaaaaacccggaAGCAAAGCGTTTGTCCAGGAAGGCGTATaaaagagagaagaataaaaaagatgcTGTTGTGACCCAGGGGGACAGCCGTGGAGATGTCAGATTTTACCTCGTAGGCTGTGGGGTTGACCTGTTGTGGTTAGTTGAACTGTCGTACATTTTGTCAGCTAACTGCTGGGCACTGTACTTGGGTGATGGTATTGCAACCACATGAAAGTAATAAACCTGGCTTCACCTTAGTCCCTGAGCGCAAGTCAGGCCTCTCAGAGAGCTCCAGGAAGGGTCTTGTGGTCTGATGTTGCCTCTGTGGGAACTTTCTCTGTTGGTTGTATTTACTGCCACAGGACAGGCTGAGTTTTCATTTGCCTCTTTGAATCATGGGTAAGGAAGTGTTTGTGCTTCCTGGGCTACCAGGGGCCTGCCGCCAAGAGGGGAAGCAGCGAGCAAAACTCCAGAGCATCTCATGACTTGCTCTTCTGTGCCTTGTAGGTTCCAGAAGCTGCACCTGGCCTGTGGCTCAGAGCACTTAATCCTGCACTCCCCTCTCCAGCCACCAATCTCCCTGTGTGAGGCTCCTGCCAGCCCTTTGCAGTTGCCAGGGGGCAATGTCACCATCACATACAGCTATGCTGGGGCCAGAGCACCCATGGGGCAGGGCTTTTTGCTGTCTTATAGTCAAGGTAAGCTAAAGAAGGAGTTGCCCTGGGGCCATCAGAGTAGACGTGGGAGTTCTGGGGTAGAGACAAGGATCCTGGGAGTTCTGGGCGCTTCCCAAGTCTCTACGATGCCTCTGCAGATTGGCTACTGTGCCTGCAGGAAGAGTTCCAGTGCCTGAACCACCGCTGCGTGCCAGCTGCTCAGCGCTGTGATGGGATCGATGCCTGTGGGGATGGCTCTGACGAGGCAGGTTGTGGCTCAGACCCGTTCCCTAACCTGAACCCAGCCCCTGCGCCAACTCTGCCCTGCAATCTCACCTTGGAGGACTTCTATGGCGTCTTCTCTTCGCCTGGATATTCACACCTGCCCTCAGCCTCCCACCCGCAGTCCTGCCTGTGGCTGCTGGACCCCCATGACGGCCGGAGGCTGGCAGTGCGCTTCACAGCCCTGGACTTGGGTTATGGAGACGCAGTGCGGGTGTACGATGGCGCTGGGCCCCCTGAGACTCCTCGACTGCTACGCAGTCTCACGCACTTCAGCAATGGCAAGGCTGTCACTGTGGAGACTCTGTCAGGTCAGGCTGTTGTGTCCTATCACACAGTTGCCTGGAGCAGTGGCCGGGGCTTTAATGCTACCTACCATGTTCGGGGATACTGTTTGCCTTGGGACAGACCCTGTGGCTTGGGCTCCGGCCTAGGGGCCGGTGAAAACCTAGGTGAGCGCTGCTATAGCGAGGCACAGCGCTGCGATGGCTCGTGGGACTGTGCCGACGGCACGGATGAAGAGGGCTGCCCTGGCTGCCCACCTGGGCACTACCCCTGTGGAGCTGTTGGCACCCCCGGGGCCACAGCCTGCTACCTGCCTGCCGACCGCTGCAACTACCAAACATTCTGTGCTGACGGAGCAGATGAGAGGCGCTGCCGGCATTGCCAGCCCGGCAACTTCCGATGCCGGGACGAGAAGTGCGTGTATGAGACATGGGTGTGTGACGGACAGCCGGACTGTACTGACGGCAGTGACGAGTGGAACTGCTCCTATGCCCTGCCCCGGAAAGTCATCACAGCAGCAGTCATTGGCAGCCTGGTGTGCGGCCTGTTGCTGGTCATCGCTCTGGGCTGCACCTGCAAACTGTATGCCATTCGCACCCAGGAGTACAGGTCagttggggttggggggtgctgagggtgaggtggaggtggggcctGTGCAGTTTCTGGAGACTGAGCAGGGCCACCTCGAAGAGTGGTTCCTGTGATCAGCTCATGGGAGCAGTGTCTAGGAAGGAAGGGACATGACTTGGAGCCATGGCATGGGACATGGCATAGCTCTATCTGCCCTGGCCTGGGTATGGAGGGTGGAGACCTTCCAGGCTGCAGCACGTGGCCCTCCCTGGGAGTGACTCGTGACTGAGTGGCCCTCTTTCCTTTTAGCATCTTTGCCCCCCTGTCGCGGATGGAGGCTGAGATTGTGCAGCAGCAGGCACCCCCTTCCTACGGGCAGCTTATTGCCCAGGGTGCCATCCCGCCCGTGGAAGACTTCCCCACAGAGAACCCTAATGACGTAAGTCACTCCTCCCACTCGGGACCTCGTGGCACCAGCCTTGTTCCCCTGACTCTGATGTCTGTGCCCTCCCCTTGCAGAACTCCGTGCTGGGGAACCTACGTTCTCTGCTCCAGATCTTACGCCAAGATATGACCCCAGGAGGCCCTTCAGGGGGCCGCCGTCGCCAGCGGGGACGCTCAGTTCGTCGTCTGGTCCGCCGTCTCCGCCGTTGGGGCCTGCTTCCTCGAACCAGTACCCCAGCTCGGGCCCCTGAGACCAGAACCCAGGTCACACCTTCTGCTCCCTCTGAGGCCCTGGATGACAGCACAGGCCAAGCTTGTGAGGGTGGGGCTGTAGGGGGGCAGGATGGGGAACAGGCTCCTCCGTTACCCAGCAAAGCCCCCATCCCAACCCCAAGTACACTTCCAGCCCTTGGTACTGTTGCCGAGCCTCCAGGGCCACTGCCCTCAGTGCCTATAGAACCATCACTGTTGTCCGGAGTTGTACACGCCCTACGAGGCCGCCTCCTACCCAGCCTGTGGCCCCCA
It encodes:
- the Lrp10 gene encoding low-density lipoprotein receptor-related protein 10, whose protein sequence is MLPALSLLLLLLLGGALARPDRITFPNSACEAPPAVLLEVQGTLQRPLSRDSRSSPANCTWLILGTKEQTVTVRFQKLHLACGSEHLILHSPLQPPISLCEAPASPLQLPGGNVTITYSYAGARAPMGQGFLLSYSQDWLLCLQEEFQCLNHRCVPAAQRCDGIDACGDGSDEAGCGSDPFPNLNPAPAPTLPCNLTLEDFYGVFSSPGYSHLPSASHPQSCLWLLDPHDGRRLAVRFTALDLGYGDAVRVYDGAGPPETPRLLRSLTHFSNGKAVTVETLSGQAVVSYHTVAWSSGRGFNATYHVRGYCLPWDRPCGLGSGLGAGENLGERCYSEAQRCDGSWDCADGTDEEGCPGCPPGHYPCGAVGTPGATACYLPADRCNYQTFCADGADERRCRHCQPGNFRCRDEKCVYETWVCDGQPDCTDGSDEWNCSYALPRKVITAAVIGSLVCGLLLVIALGCTCKLYAIRTQEYSIFAPLSRMEAEIVQQQAPPSYGQLIAQGAIPPVEDFPTENPNDNSVLGNLRSLLQILRQDMTPGGPSGGRRRQRGRSVRRLVRRLRRWGLLPRTSTPARAPETRTQVTPSAPSEALDDSTGQACEGGAVGGQDGEQAPPLPSKAPIPTPSTLPALGTVAEPPGPLPSVPIEPSLLSGVVHALRGRLLPSLWPPGPTWTPAGPHTAVLAPEDEDDVLLMPLAEPEVWVVEAEDEPLLA